A DNA window from Pogona vitticeps strain Pit_001003342236 chromosome 2, PviZW2.1, whole genome shotgun sequence contains the following coding sequences:
- the NOG gene encoding noggin, which translates to MEPHPPWLAATLYAAVVLLGLRLAPGACQHYLHIRPAPSDNLPLVDLIEHPDPLFDPKEKDLNDTLLRSLLGTHFDPAFMAVSLPEERLGGDDLAELDLLLRQRPSGAMPGEIKSLEFAEGGGGLSPQGGGGGGGSKKHRLSKKLRRKLQLWLWSQTFCPVLYTWNDLGSRFWPRYVKVGSCFSKRSCSVPEGMVCKPAKSVHLTILRWRCQRRGGQRCTWIPIQYPIIAECKCSC; encoded by the coding sequence ATGGAGCCTCATCCCCCGTGGCTGGCGGCGACCCTCTACGCCGCGGTGGTTCTCCTGGGGCTCCGGCTGGCGCCCGGCGCTTGCCAGCACTACCTCCACATCCGCCCGGCCCCGAGCGACAACCTGCCCTTGGTGGATCTAATCGAGCACCCGGATCCCCTCTTCGACCCCAAGGAGAAGGACCTGAACGACACGCTGCTGCGGAGCCTGCTGGGCACCCACTTCGACCCGGCCTTCATGGCGGTCTCGCTGCCGGAGGAGCGCCTGGGCGGGGACGACCTGGCCGAGCTGGACCTGCTCTTGCGGCAGCGGCCGTCGGGGGCCATGCCCGGCGAGATCAAGAGCCTGGAGTTCGCCGAGGGAGGGGGCGGCCTCTCGCcccagggcggcggcggcggcggcggcagcaagaaGCACCGGCTGAGCAAGAAGCTGCGGCGGAAGCTGCAGCTCTGGCTGTGGTCGCAGACCTTCTGCCCGGTGCTCTACACGTGGAACGATCTGGGCAGCCGCTTCTGGCCCCGCTACGTCAAGGTGGGCAGCTGCTTCAGCAAGAGGTCCTGCTCCGTCCCGGAAGGCATGGTCTGCAAGCCGGCCAAGTCGGTGCACCTCACCATCCTGAGGTGGCGGTGCCAGCGCCGCGGCGGGCAGCGCTGCACGTGGATCCCCATCCAGTACCCCATCATCGCCGAGTGCAAGTGCTCCTGCTAG